In Methanosarcinales archaeon, one genomic interval encodes:
- a CDS encoding type II toxin-antitoxin system HicB family antitoxin, producing the protein MEYTVLVYKAEEGGYWAEVPALPGCYSQGETVEETMKNVKEAVEAHIMALKEEEEKVPTEEDFIIARVNVVESAFA; encoded by the coding sequence ATGGAATATACAGTTTTGGTTTATAAAGCCGAAGAAGGAGGTTATTGGGCTGAAGTTCCTGCTTTGCCTGGCTGCTATTCTCAGGGTGAGACGGTAGAAGAAACCATGAAAAATGTAAAAGAAGCTGTTGAAGCACATATAATGGCTTTGAAAGAAGAAGAGGAGAAGGTTCCCACTGAGGAAGATTTTATTATTGCCAGAGTAAATGTGGTAGAATCGGCATTCGCATAA
- a CDS encoding type II toxin-antitoxin system HicA family toxin produces the protein MQKTGEFQLSRLKGIKGNDTIKAFIKAGGVGRKGKGDHVNVKMPNGQIITIPGSKEIKIGLLKAAIKKAGLTEEEFIKLLK, from the coding sequence TTGCAAAAGACAGGTGAATTTCAATTGTCTAGGCTTAAAGGAATCAAAGGAAATGATACAATAAAAGCATTCATTAAAGCTGGTGGAGTTGGAAGGAAAGGTAAAGGTGACCATGTTAATGTCAAGATGCCAAACGGGCAAATTATCACAATACCAGGATCAAAAGAAATAAAAATTGGTCTGCTCAAAGCTGCAATCAAAAAAGCAGGATTGACTGAAGAGGAATTCATTAAATTGTTAAAATAG
- the vanZ gene encoding VanZ family protein, whose protein sequence is MRPVRAAGLFSYGLLIFYLSSLSQESIPAPYLFIHQDKVMHASDDLHQSFVPGRNAGLGDWAADAVGILISSSIYYFKKLK, encoded by the coding sequence ATGAGACCTGTCCGGGCAGCAGGATTGTTCAGCTATGGCCTGTTAATATTTTATCTATCCAGTCTCAGTCAGGAATCCATCCCTGCACCGTACCTATTCATACATCAGGATAAGGTGATGCATGCTTCTGATGATCTGCATCAGAGCTTTGTACCGGGTAGAAATGCAGGTTTAGGGGATTGGGCAGCAGATGCAGTGGGAATTCTGATATCAAGTTCGATCTATTATTTTAAAAAATTGAAGTAA